In Gossypium arboreum isolate Shixiya-1 chromosome 5, ASM2569848v2, whole genome shotgun sequence, a single genomic region encodes these proteins:
- the LOC108452692 gene encoding cysteine-rich receptor-like protein kinase 2, whose protein sequence is MTCTNVVEYNKTSLVSSFIAVMQKLSEQMRESGFGIAVSGSGFDTTHGLAQCYGDLSLVDCILCYAVGRSILPQCFPFNGARVFLDGCFMRSGNYSYYDEYLGPNDMVVCGNASRQGLSFQTSVKEAVSHAVATALKNKGYGKAQVPVSGSNETVNVLVDCWRTLNRSSCKACFENASAEMLRCLPRSEGRALYTGCFMRYSNIDFLNKELADGISEGTIITIVISTVSSLVVLAVGVAIGVYIRKRRYIQKKRGSNDAEKWVKVLRDSNLNFKYSTLEKATGSFDEANKLGQGGFGTVYKGALSDGREIAVKRLFINNRHRAVDFYNEVNIISSVEHKNLVRLLGCSCCGPESLLVYEFLPNKSLDHFIFDHSRGKELNWEKRFKIIMGTVEGLVHLHGNPTNKIIHRDIKASNILLDLKFRAKIADFGLARTFEEDQSHISTAIAGTLGYMAPEYLANGQLTEKADIYSSGVLLLEIVTGTQNNKGQYTDYSSSVVAIAWKHFQLGTVEEIYDPNLMLSDDNQSNKSVKNEVSRVVHIGLLCTQESRSLRPSMRKVLEMLKRKDEDLPAPTPPPFMDENTMEFNDRGEKEWHPINAAGTDSIATITRSSFYPR, encoded by the exons ATGACATGTACCAACGTAGTGGAGTATAACAAAACTTCGTTGGTTTCAAGTTTCATTGCTGTGATGCAGAAACTCAGTGAACAGATGCGTGAATCAGGTTTTGGAATAGCAGTTTCTGGTTCAGGGTTTGACACTACCCATGGCCTAGCTCAATGTTATGGGGATCTATCATTGGTCGACTGTATATTGTGCTATGCTGTGGGTCGTTCGATTCTTCCCCAATGCTTTCCGTTCAACGGTGCCCGAGTTTTCCTTGATGGGTGCTTTATGAGATCCGGGAATTATAGCTACTATGATGAGTACCTGGGACCTAACGACATGGTAGTCTGTGGGAATGCAAGCCGCCAGGGATTGAGTTTCCAAACATCGGTAAAAGAAGCAGTGTCACATGCGGTGGCTACTGCACTGAAAAACAAAGGCTATGGTAAAGCACAGGTTCCGGTTTCCGGATCAAATGAGACGGTCAATGTTCTGGTCGATTGCTGGCGGACGTTGAACCGAAGCTCTTGTAAAGCATGTTTCGAGAATGCATCGGCGGAGATGTTAAGGTGCTTGCCACGGTCTGAGGGACGGGCACTCTATACTGGTTGCTTCATGAGATACTCGAACATAGATTTCCTCAATAAAGAACTTGCAGATGGAATTTCAGAAG GAACCATTATAACTATAGTAATTTCTACGGTCAGTTCGCTTGTTGTTTTAGCTGTTGGTGTAGCTATTGGAGTTTATATCAGGAAACGCAGATACATACAAAAGAAAAGAG GTTCAAATGATGCAGAAAAGTGGGTGAAAGTCCTTCGTGATAGTAACTTGAATTTCAAGTACTCTACCCTCGAGAAGGCTACCGGCTCATTTGACGAGGCAAACAAGCTTGGGCAAGGAGGATTCGGGACCGTTTATAAG GGAGCTTTGTCTGATGGAAGAGAGATTGCTGTCAAGAGACTTTTCATTAACAATCGACACCGAGCGGTAGATTTCTACAATGAAGTCAACATCATAAGCAGTGTGGAGCATAAAAACCTAGTGAGATTGTTGGGATGTAGTTGTTGCGGACCTGAAAGTCTTCTCGTTTATGAGTTCCTCCCTAACAAGAGTCTCGATCACTTCATCTTCG ATCACAGCAGAGGTAAAGAACTTAACTGGGAAAAGAGATTCAAAATCATCATGGGGACCGTAGAAGGTTTAGTTCATCTTCATGGCAACCCCACGAACAAAATCATTCATAGAGATATAAAAGCTAGCAATATTCTGTTGGATTTAAAGTTCCGAGCCAAGATCGCTGACTTCGGGTTGGCGAGGACTTTTGAGGAAGATCAGAGTCACATTAGCACTGCCATTGCTGGAACATT GGGATATATGGCTCCTGAATACTTAGCCAATGGGCAGTTAACGGAGAAGGCGGATATTTATAGTTCTGGAGTTCTTTTGCTAGAGATTGTTACCGGGACGCAAAACAACAAGGGTCAATACACAGATTACTCATCCAGCGTGGTTGCCATA GCATGGAAACACTTTCAATTAGGGACAGTGGAGGAGATTTATGACCCAAATTTAATGTTAAGTGACGATAACCAAAGCAACAAGAGTGTGAAGAATGAGGTTTCGAGAGTAGTGCATATAGGACTACTTTGCACACAAGAGAGTCGATCACTAAGACCATCAATGCGGAAGGTACTAGAGATGCTAAAAAGGAAAGATGAAGACCTCCCTGCACCAACTCCTCCTCCTTTTATGGATGAAAATACCATGGAATTCAACGACCGCGGTGAGAAAGAATGGCATCCCATTAATGCAGCTGGTACTGATTCGATTGCCACTATCACCCGTAGTTCTTTTTACCCTAGATGA